A segment of the Bacillus sp. es.034 genome:
AACCAACCCATCCTTGATTACGCTTAAAGGCGAAATCCTTAACATGGAGATTAACTACATATGGGGCCGTTTTGTCAATTACTTCTTCAGGCAGTTCCAGTGAAGCCACTGTATTCCCCGGATCTAAGCAAATACCTATATATGGACTATCAATCATATCCATTAACTCTACTAATTGATCTGTTTTTATTTGTTCATAAGTTTCCAGGCCAAGGGTTACTCCCGCTTTTTGAAAATCTTCCAATACTCCTTCAATCCACTCAACAGCCTGCTCATTATCAGCAGGAGAATATTCTTTACTGTAAAACATCGACCGTACGAATTTGACATTTAATTTAGTTGCCAGATCAAGATATTTTTTCAATAAAGTAGGATGGATCCCTCTAGTACCCAGCTCTAATTCCAAATCTAATTTTTTCGCATATGAAACGATGTCTGCCAACTCTTCATCATTCATTTCTTCGATCAATGGGTAATCACAAATTTGAAATACTTCTCCACCATAATCAGTTGTTTTTTTCATCATTTCCTTTAGAGATAATTTATCGTCAGCTATATCTGACCACTGCCAAAAAAAAGCATAGGTACTTATTCCAATTTTCATATATTCACCTCTTTCACTTAGCACGCACTATAAATATTCAATGCCTAAAGAAATAGCAATGTAATTTGAGGAATAAAGCTTATCAATAATAAGTCGATAATCAATACGACAAAGAACCAAACTAAAGCCTTTGCTAACCTTTCCAACTTAACATTTGCAATTTGCGCTGCAATGAACAGATTGACACCTACAGGCGGTGTACACATTCCTAAAGCAAGGTTTACGACCATAATGATTCCAAAATGAACGGGGTCCACACCAATACTGACAGCAACCGGTGTTAATATTGGAGCTAAGATAATAATAGATGCGCTAGTCTCCATAAACATGCCCACAATGATTAATAAGATGTTAATCAAGAGTAAGAATATAATCGGATTGGTACTTAGGCCGATAAAGAAATCTGTTACTTGTGCCGGAATTCCTTCTCTGCTAAGAATTAAACCAAATAGACCCGCATTCGCAATAATGATCATAACGATCGATGTTGTGACTGCTGATTCACTCAAAGCCTTCATCAACACTTTTGGGGTGACTTTCCGGTAAACAAATGCACCTATGATAAATGCGTAAACAACAGCGACTGCAGCTGCTTCTGTTGGTGTAAATATCCCACCATAGATTCCGCCAAGGATAATAATTGGCATCAATAATGCTAATGCTGCACTCTTGAAGCCGGACCATCTTTCTATAAATGTAGCTTTATCATCGCTCGGGTAACCTCTGCGTACGGCAATAAAGTAAACTAATAACAACAAACTTACAGCAATTAATACACCAGGCAATATTCCAGCGATGAATAAATCGCCAATTGATGTTCCTGTTGCTACACCAAAGACGATTAAAGGAACACTTGGTGGAATGATTACACCCAATTCACCTGAAACTGCAGAAATAGATCCTGCAAAATTTCGATCATATCCTTTTTTAATCATCGCAGGAATAAGTATTCCACCAATCGCAGCCGTGGTAGCAGCACTCGATCCCGATATCGCTGAGAAAAACATCGCAGTTACAACAGCTACCATCCCGAGGCCGCCTTTAAAATGACCTGTCAATGTATTAGCAAACCTTATTAACCTTTCAGAAATACCTCCTACTTCCATCAACTTACCCGCTAATACAAAGAACGGGACTGCCATTAATGGAAAGGAGTCAATCGAAGTAAACGCTCGTTGGACTAATATTAAAAGCGGAATATCACCTGTCCACCAAACAGCAGCAGCAGATGCCAACCCTAATGAAATGGCAATTGGGACACCGATAAGAAAAAAAATCAGGAGTGAACCGAATAATAAACTAGCCATGTTTATTCACCCCTTTAATCAATTCAATAATGACGACAAGTCCGTTTAATGCCATTAATAATGAGCCAATTGGAATGGATGCATAAGGAATTGACATCGGTATTTGCATTGCAGGTGAACTCTGGATTTGAACCCTATCCATCATTTCAATACCTTCAACGATTAATATGATAGAGAATATAATACAAATGATATTTACGATTATCTTCAGCCATTTTGTTAATTCAGCAGGGATAAACTCATGCAAAACCTCAACAGAGATCAAACCCTGTTTTCGTAAAGCAACAGCTGCCCCTAGAAATACGGCATATATGGATAAATATCTAGCTAACTCTTCTGACCAGGATAAAGAGGTACTCAAAACAAACCTCGAAAAAACTTGGGTTATAATTACAGCGGCCATTACACCTGTTAATAACCCAATAAAGATAAGTACGGCCTTATTCACGTGATCCATTAGCTTAACAAAAGATAGCATAAGTCACCTCTTACAAAAGGGTAGAGAATCTCTACCCTTTTCCTTATTCCAATATAATTACTTACTTTCAACGATTTTATTATATAGGTCTTCTACACTCTTTTTATGTTCGTCAACAACCGGTTGAACAGCTTTCATAAATGCTTCTTTATCTACTTCGTTAAATTCCATTCCTGCTTCTTTAAGTTCTTCAATATACTTTTCTTCGTTTGCATCCCCAACAGTGTAGTTTTCTTCTTGTGCGGCTTTTGCTGCATCAAGTAAAATTTGTTGATCTTCTTCAGATAATCCGTTCCAGATATCGTTATTGATCATCAAGGCTGTTGGAGAATATACATGACCCGTTAAAGAAACATATTTCTGTACTTCATTTAACTTTGATGAATAA
Coding sequences within it:
- a CDS encoding sugar phosphate isomerase/epimerase family protein; protein product: MKIGISTYAFFWQWSDIADDKLSLKEMMKKTTDYGGEVFQICDYPLIEEMNDEELADIVSYAKKLDLELELGTRGIHPTLLKKYLDLATKLNVKFVRSMFYSKEYSPADNEQAVEWIEGVLEDFQKAGVTLGLETYEQIKTDQLVELMDMIDSPYIGICLDPGNTVASLELPEEVIDKTAPYVVNLHVKDFAFKRNQGWVGFYYSGAPLGEGQLNFDYLYNSVQRNKKKEFNAIIELWVSFDETIEKTIQKEKEWTKKSMDYLRRKI
- a CDS encoding TRAP transporter large permease codes for the protein MASLLFGSLLIFFLIGVPIAISLGLASAAAVWWTGDIPLLILVQRAFTSIDSFPLMAVPFFVLAGKLMEVGGISERLIRFANTLTGHFKGGLGMVAVVTAMFFSAISGSSAATTAAIGGILIPAMIKKGYDRNFAGSISAVSGELGVIIPPSVPLIVFGVATGTSIGDLFIAGILPGVLIAVSLLLLVYFIAVRRGYPSDDKATFIERWSGFKSAALALLMPIIILGGIYGGIFTPTEAAAVAVVYAFIIGAFVYRKVTPKVLMKALSESAVTTSIVMIIIANAGLFGLILSREGIPAQVTDFFIGLSTNPIIFLLLINILLIIVGMFMETSASIIILAPILTPVAVSIGVDPVHFGIIMVVNLALGMCTPPVGVNLFIAAQIANVKLERLAKALVWFFVVLIIDLLLISFIPQITLLFL
- a CDS encoding TRAP transporter small permease — its product is MLSFVKLMDHVNKAVLIFIGLLTGVMAAVIITQVFSRFVLSTSLSWSEELARYLSIYAVFLGAAVALRKQGLISVEVLHEFIPAELTKWLKIIVNIICIIFSIILIVEGIEMMDRVQIQSSPAMQIPMSIPYASIPIGSLLMALNGLVVIIELIKGVNKHG